Genomic segment of Variovorax sp. OAS795:
CCGGCCTCCCGCGATCTCGGCCACGGCCTGGTCGAGCCGCAGGCTCACCACCGCGGGCGTGGCGCCCATGTCGTTGATCGAGACGCGCACGCCGGCCAGCGGATGGCGCGCATGGAAGTCGTCCATCACGGCCTGCCAGATGGGGCCGAAGCCGCGCGCCGAAGTCTCCACGCGCACCGCGCAAGCCGTGCCTGCGGCCGGCTCGAGCATGACCTCGAGGTTGCCGGAACCGACCACGCCGACCAGCACCGGCGCAAAGGCACCGGCCGGCCGGCCGCCGGAGAAAGAAAAGTCCAGGGTCTCGAGCCCTGCGGGAACGTCGCTCATCGTGGGATCTCCTGCTACCAGTTTCTGAAGCGCCTGGGCGGCTGGTACAAGCCGCCGGAAGCGCGCACCAGGTCGCGCATGCTGCGTGCCGCCAGCAGGTTGCGCGTGGCCTGGCGGGGGTCGATGCCCAGGTCCTGCGGCCGGCGGATCACGCCGCGGTCGCGCAGGTTCTCGACCGCGCGCCTGTCGCGCGCGAGGCCCACGGCGGTGTAGCCCGCCACGCCGCGAATCGCCTGTTCGCGTTCCGCGTCGCTGCGGCACATCAGCAGG
This window contains:
- the mdcC gene encoding malonate decarboxylase acyl carrier protein, translated to MSDVPAGLETLDFSFSGGRPAGAFAPVLVGVVGSGNLEVMLEPAAGTACAVRVETSARGFGPIWQAVMDDFHARHPLAGVRVSINDMGATPAVVSLRLDQAVAEIAGGRP